The Conger conger chromosome 15, fConCon1.1, whole genome shotgun sequence genome contains a region encoding:
- the LOC133112108 gene encoding carbohydrate sulfotransferase 8-like, whose amino-acid sequence MQFPSFEWPQQSGTPGSRELDLEAPRVTKRHRKLLLKNPPSAQALGSPADPPRSWEQLSLIQEARKRLVRDVCAKYRSSSKRTVTPHHVSRIFVEDRHKLLYCEVPKAGCSNWKRVLMVLGGSAASTGEIKHDAVHYGNHLKRLDGFDQRGIAQRLQTYTKVLFVREPFQRLVSAFRDKFENPNTYYHPVFGKPIISKYRANASQAALRTGAGVTFKEFMQYLLDVHRPVGMDIHWEHVNQLCSPCLLDYHFIGRFETIEEEANFLLQRTGAPRNLTFPRFKDRHPQAERTSAHIAQRYFAQLNASERQRAYDFYYMDYLMFNYSKPFKDLY is encoded by the coding sequence ATGCAGTTCCCCTCTTTCGAGTGGCCGCAGCAGTCCGGCACCCCGGGGTCCCGGGAGCTGGACCTGGAGGCCCCGCGCGTCACCAAGAGGCACAGGAAGCTTCTGCTCAAGAACCCGCCCTCCGCCCAGGCCCTCGGCTCCCCCGCGGACCCGCCCAGGAGCTGGGAGCAGCTGTCTCTGATCCAGGAGGCCCGCAAACGGCTGGTCCGGGACGTGTGCGCCAAGTACCGGAGCAGCAGCAAGCGCACGGTCACGCCCCACCACGTGTCGCGCATCTTCGTGGAGGACCGGCACAAGCTGCTGTACTGCGAGGTGCCCAAGGCCGGCTGCTCCAACTGGAAGAGGGTCCTGATGGTGCTGGGCGGGTCGGCGGCCTCCACCGGGGAGATCAAGCACGACGCCGTGCACTACGGCAACCACCTGAAGCGTCTGGACGGCTTCGACCAGCGCGGCATCGCCCAGCGCCTGCAGACCTACACCAAAGTGCTCTTCGTGCGCGAGCCCTTCCAGAGGCTGGTGTCCGCCTTCCGGGACAAGTTCGAGAACCCCAACACCTACTACCACCCGGTGTTCGGGAAGCCCATCATCTCCAAGTACCGCGCCAACGCCTCCCAGGCGGCCCTCAGGACCGGCGCGGGCGTGACCTTCAAGGAGTTCATGCAGTACCTGCTGGACGTGCACCGGCCCGTGGGCATGGACATCCACTGGGAGCACGTCAACCAGCTGTGCAGCCCCTGCCTGCTGGACTACCACTTCATCGGGAGGTTTGAGACCATAGAGGAGGAGGCCAACTTCCTCCTGCAAAGGACGGGCGCCCCCAGAAACCTCACCTTCCCCCGCTTCAAGGACCGGCACCCCCAGGCCGAACGCACCTCCGCCCACATCGCCCAGCGGTACTTTGCACAGCTCAACGCCTCCGAGAGGCAGCGGGCCTACGACTTCTACTACATGGACTACCTGATGTTCAACTACTCCAAGCCTTTTAAAGACCTgtactga